TATCGTCAGTCACCGTGAGACCCTTGAATTGAAGCTCCTCACGCAGCAACCCGGTGATTATGTTCTTCGACAGCGACGACGGGAGCGGCGCGGGTCCATCGAACGCCGGGTAATGCGCGTGCGCGATGATCACCCCGTTGAGCCGCGCGTTGATCTTGCTGAACAGCTCGGTGTAAGGCGCGATCTCATGCTTCAGCATCTCATCGCGGGGCCGGTCTATGGTGGGAAGCTCGGAGTGTGAATCGATCGTCGCGGCGCCGAGCCCGGGAAAATGCTTGCCTATGCCGATGACACCGCCGTGCTGCAGACCTTCAAGGTACGCACCCGCGAGCCGCACTACTTCTGCAACATTGCTTCCCAGGTAACGGCCTTTCAGCCCGTTATTCGCCCCATCGTCGGAAGCGATGTCCAGCACCGGCGCCAGGTTCACGTTGAATCCCAGGGTGCGAAGCGCTTCAGCCGCGATTTCACCCATACGCGCCGCCACCGAAGCGTCGCCTGATGCGCGAAACAGATCCGCCGACGGCATCGGCGAGTAAATTCCCTTTAGTCGATCGACCCGTCCGCCTTCCTGATCGAGGGCGATGATCGGAGGAACTTCAATCAAAGACCGAATCGTCGATGTCAGCTCCACCACCTGCTGCGCGCTTTCGATGTTGTGGGTGTTGAGGAGAATGCCGCCCGGCTGAATGCTTTGCAGCAGGCTGCGGGTCATCAGGTCGAGCTGAGCCCCGGGTACGCCGATGAATAACAGTTGTCCAATTCTGTGTTCAAGTTCCATTTTGGATTTTGGATTTTGGA
This window of the Acidobacteriota bacterium genome carries:
- a CDS encoding glycoside hydrolase family 3 N-terminal domain-containing protein, encoding MELEHRIGQLLFIGVPGAQLDLMTRSLLQSIQPGGILLNTHNIESAQQVVELTSTIRSLIEVPPIIALDQEGGRVDRLKGIYSPMPSADLFRASGDASVAARMGEIAAEALRTLGFNVNLAPVLDIASDDGANNGLKGRYLGSNVAEVVRLAGAYLEGLQHGGVIGIGKHFPGLGAATIDSHSELPTIDRPRDEMLKHEIAPYTELFSKINARLNGVIIAHAHYPAFDGPAPLPSSLSKNIITGLLREELQFKGLTVTDDMEMGAISGTREVPDAAVMAIEAGIDMVMIADSHSPGRASAAWEAMVTAARDGRITKTHISRSFDHIARIKSMLSPPHAYSEQAVVRLRERIGELNLALQHSK